The window CTTTGTGGGAAGAAGCTGTGTCGCTGAAAGCGATTTCCTGAAGATTGGTTTCCTCTCGTAGGATCACTTCCCTTCCTTTGTAATTGATATGCTCAAACAGCTGGATTTCAGGGTTGTCCAGTTCATCTGTGATCATCCGTAGGGAAGAAAAGCTTTCTTTGTCATCAAGGATAGGGTACTCTCCTTCCTCAAACACCCATTGCTTTCCAACAAAATTCTTTTCATAATATGCTACCCATGGCGCACCGATAACTTTCAAAGACGAGATGGCGTTGTTGAAGCCCCTTTCCTCTAGGTCATGGACATGGTTCTTGAATTCAGCTGTTCTGCCGGTGAACCCCTCGTTTGTAAAAACAATGATCTTGCTCATTTTGAATGATGGCTGGACGAGGTCAGAGGCTGGgagaatgcaagtgcttcttatGCAGCTTCTTGTGACTCTGCTGAGAACAGTGACTGTTACCTGGCGAGCAGAGCTGCCCTTTTATCCTAATCTCTTCCAAAGTGGGTGTTGACAAGGACAATGCgatgggcgtgtcgcatcattTCGCGTCATATCGCGTCATACCGCATCATattgtatgcaaattagattatgtttatagtatccggaatcaccttgtaaaaccactaggtggagctaataaagcttaacctctcatgtacagcatttgagctgttgccagacaacacctggttttgaatcccgatcactgctgagggataatcttaagaaattaagttgtatactctttagacttttaaatttaaactgtgtattacagcatgttaatcattatacattaaaaagttggtatattttatgaaaccaagattgctcagttggacaaaagtacacaaccaaCCACCTTtatcacaaatattttaattgtgcgaaaatattttatgcatcaaagtctttaccgaagatatttctaatagtattaataatgaatgaccttggacaagctgtaaactcaaagtattaccctggtccacattctttgtaaccgtctttgtaaaccaAAATActaacaaaaagtaacaccacagcattttgttgatccgacACATTcctttccaatcatacaaagtaagtcttgcCTTTCACAcgctcataaaatatattaatttaggaacataagcatattactgtatgtaaactgtactgtatattgctggttttggtagctaaagaaaaaatacacaccagtattccatttctccctaagcattttaagcatcaaagtcttacatgtgattatttcggaaacgtttttacgtgctccttctgactatattactgcacatttatatactttgtgaaaagtgatcgttttaactttttctgcgaatacgctcgttatcggagtagaCAAGAGCAttcttttagaattggattaatagggaatataatatggatttaaTATggataaaacaatataattatatgtactttgtactgttgcacaaacaatcaaatccattgatatgtgtacttctgtttcactgtttagCATGTGTCTGTGgcatgatggcttaagtgactgacttataaggctAAGGTCGGGTGTTCGTATCTGGCTATCGTcaagagttttcttttaacaaataaacatttctttgaaaaactaaaatagcaaatattatggacactactgtatattgacattttttatatttctaaatatcacaacatgttcaaagctaagtcatttatttataacaacgaataatttcaaactgctactgatattattactgactaAATATTATCaaaactatattgaatttgttggtctttctaaatatcacaaaacattcaaagttaaatGAGTTGAGcgattaccattttccatgaattcttgcgctcgttatcgcagtaagagaaactcatacttttcagaatttaattatttaagcaatAAGGCATGAGAGGCCGTGCTATATTGTGGATttagtcacagttaaaaggtgGTGTAAGGCCTGACGCGATGCAGGGGGCCGGCAacccttttaactgtgactatatccacgATATAGCACAAGCCTCAAGTgccttattgcttttataaaactgtccccaaatatgcgattgctgtatagaatgaattttaatttaaaaaaattatttaacatgaaaataaagCTGTATACGTTCCttcgcctgagaatatagtccgtCATTGCTatgcaatgcagaaacacagccacaagtaacattaactagcaaagagaggacattagcttgccaatatgataaaggaatacattttttgtttatttctttagcacatttaatttaacatttccatcgatcgtacaagcactgaaaactgtccaatccctagttcgtcaggcattttctttttcgcTGCGGGAGTGCTCCCACTGGTACTGGTCTCAGTGCCTTCTAGGATATAACGCCAGCGATTTgttgttaaaattgggtttccaataacgccgtAGCGAACTCTTgcttttatgtccactataacagacataatctcccttgcttttaaccgagcatttcataatttctaagaatgaaaattatttaaacgaTGCAAcatttatcattcaacgagagctcaaaatatcataaggatcctcaagagcgcaacaaagacagcagaaaaagatacttgtatcagatacatgagaatccaagcttttttatctatgctttcttacatacgctaagaagtagtctttaaaatttctttatcacacagtaaaaagtcaaatttccgGGGTGTGCGTGTATCAGAGAATATAGCTTCAAAAGTGtgacagccaatcagatttcaggaccggaattatccgttttataatagggaatataatatggaatcatgcatcgaaagaaattaataattatatcaatttaaggatctaaatatctaaataaatgtatctatatagccggtagtattactgtattccactttctttgtaaacacgttttattaACACCCAAATTGCAGCCGGTGCgaaagagaaaaaagtgaatcctgttttttgttattgtctgtagctcaaatcctgcttaactaaaatttgattttgattttatcTAATAAGTTGGATGTCAATCTCAGACACATTATTTCTTTTCTGGTTACCTGGAAAATATagtgaaatattgtttttctgaagaaCCTTGATTTGGATCATTTCTGCATCTCACTGGAGGTGCAACTCAGAGTTCAAATGAACTTGTTCCTTTTTCCAGTTAACCAGGAGTGACTCAGAGTTCGTTACGACTTAACTGGAAAAAGGGTGTGAGGGTAAATATGcaatttgtgttattttttctgaaataccATTGATTGGTGACATTTCTGCATCTTACTTGAGATACAGCTCAGAGTTGAAGGaccataagataagatcactttattggccatatacaatttattgcattgggaatttgtcttttcacataccccagcttcctctccatgagacacacagacaaggagagaaggcTTGggttcagagtgcagggtcagccattgta is drawn from Lepisosteus oculatus isolate fLepOcu1 chromosome 18, fLepOcu1.hap2, whole genome shotgun sequence and contains these coding sequences:
- the LOC138223998 gene encoding epidermal differentiation-specific protein-like; the encoded protein is MSKIIVFTNEGFTGRTAEFKNHVHDLEERGFNNAISSLKVIGAPWVAYYEKNFVGKQWVFEEGEYPILDDKESFSSLRMITDELDNPEIQLFEHINYKGREVILREETNLQEIAFSDTASSHKVKGGVWVLYKGVNRQGSQLVSFPGENVPNYVQIGFNDLARHVRPLLPKK